One window of Paludibacter propionicigenes WB4 genomic DNA carries:
- a CDS encoding YihY/virulence factor BrkB family protein: MSKFVDFTAQVINFLRYDIWRITEYELSRSRRYAYRLVKTIILATRGFIVDNLNVRASALTYSILFAIIPTFALIIAIGKGFGVEKIIESSLDNTFIGQADMTPTVMGFVDRYLATTQRGLFIGVGIAILFWSVMNLFMQVERAFNSIWQVKKKRTFIRQFSTYFSGIMVVPLLIVFSGGLSIYVSSALKQSYVYDVLSPILRFGVKFLPYIINWIVFTSMYMIIPNTRVKFSNAMIAGIVAGTAFQIFQMLYINGQVYLSRYNIVYGSFAAIPLLLLWLQISCLIVLLGAEISYVSQNMHNFEYEVDSNNISPRYKNFLTLFITYVIVKQFEEQKPALSSDQIAEKYRLPIRIVNMLISRLVEVGILIEVETEKNRKTFVPAFDINKLTVNKLYSKLDMHGSELFLTQKNELLDSFWQKTQEMKMQSEEHLKDILIKDL; this comes from the coding sequence ATGTCGAAATTTGTTGATTTTACCGCTCAGGTGATTAATTTTCTCAGATATGACATTTGGCGAATAACCGAATATGAATTATCACGATCACGACGTTACGCCTACCGTCTGGTGAAAACCATAATTTTAGCAACCAGAGGATTTATTGTAGACAACTTAAATGTAAGAGCATCGGCACTTACTTATTCCATTCTCTTTGCCATCATTCCTACTTTTGCTCTTATTATTGCTATCGGAAAGGGCTTTGGAGTAGAAAAAATTATTGAAAGTTCACTTGACAATACTTTTATCGGTCAGGCAGATATGACTCCGACGGTAATGGGCTTTGTAGACAGGTATTTAGCTACTACCCAGCGTGGTCTTTTTATCGGTGTGGGTATTGCAATTTTGTTTTGGTCCGTCATGAACCTGTTCATGCAGGTGGAGAGAGCTTTCAATAGCATTTGGCAAGTCAAAAAGAAACGCACCTTTATCAGACAATTCTCAACCTATTTTTCCGGCATCATGGTTGTTCCGCTTTTGATTGTTTTTTCCGGCGGATTGTCCATATATGTTAGTTCGGCTTTAAAACAATCTTATGTGTACGATGTATTGAGCCCGATTTTGAGATTTGGGGTGAAATTTTTACCCTATATTATCAACTGGATAGTGTTTACAAGCATGTATATGATTATACCAAACACGAGGGTAAAATTTTCAAATGCAATGATTGCCGGAATTGTAGCCGGAACAGCTTTTCAGATTTTTCAAATGCTGTATATCAACGGGCAGGTATATTTGTCGCGCTACAACATTGTTTACGGTAGTTTTGCTGCTATTCCTTTACTTTTGCTCTGGTTACAGATATCGTGTCTGATTGTTTTGCTGGGTGCCGAAATTTCTTACGTTTCGCAGAATATGCATAACTTTGAATATGAGGTGGATTCAAATAACATCAGTCCACGCTATAAAAACTTTCTGACTCTGTTCATTACTTATGTTATTGTCAAGCAGTTTGAAGAACAAAAGCCGGCTTTATCATCTGATCAGATAGCAGAGAAATACCGGTTACCGATACGGATAGTCAATATGCTTATAAGCAGACTGGTGGAAGTAGGAATTTTGATTGAAGTAGAAACCGAAAAGAACAGGAAAACCTTTGTTCCTGCGTTTGATATCAATAAACTGACAGTGAACAAGCTTTACTCAAAGCTGGATATGCATGGTTCAGAATTATTTCTTACTCAGAAAAATGAACTGCTGGATTCGTTTTGGCAAAAAACGCAGGAAATGAAAATGCAGTCGGAAGAACATTTGAAAGATATACTGATAAAGGACTTATAG
- a CDS encoding TrpB-like pyridoxal phosphate-dependent enzyme, with protein MEKTKKFLLAESELPKKWYNIVAEMPTKPMPMLHPGTKQPLKNEDLYPLFAKDLADQELNQTDVWIDIPEEVREKLKIYRPTPLVRAYNLEKALGTPAHIYFKNESVSPVGSHKLNSALAQAYYCKKEGTTNITTETGAGQWGTALSFAAKAFGLELAVYMVKISYEQKPYRRSLMQTWGAQVIPSPSMSTKAGRQILTDHPNYQGSLGTAISEAIELAMSTPNCKYTLGSVLNHVSLHQTVIGLEAEKQMEMAGEYPDVVIGCFGGGSNFSGISFPFMRHNINEGKKTRFIAAEPTSCPKLTRGKFEYDFGDEAGYTPLLPMFTLGHSFAPAHIHAGGLRYHGAGTIVSQLMKDGLMEAVDIEQLDSFNAGVLFAQTEGIVPAPESAHAIAAAINEALKCKEEGTTKTILFNLSGHGLVDMTAYDQYLAGDLMNYSLSDKDIENNVSKLEHLV; from the coding sequence ATGGAAAAAACAAAGAAATTTTTGTTGGCCGAAAGCGAGTTACCTAAAAAATGGTACAATATCGTAGCCGAAATGCCAACTAAACCAATGCCAATGCTGCATCCGGGAACAAAACAGCCGTTGAAAAACGAAGATTTGTATCCACTTTTTGCGAAAGATTTAGCCGATCAGGAATTAAATCAGACAGATGTCTGGATTGATATACCTGAGGAAGTGCGAGAAAAATTGAAAATCTATCGCCCTACCCCACTGGTTCGTGCCTATAACCTCGAAAAAGCGTTGGGTACTCCGGCTCATATTTATTTTAAAAACGAAAGTGTAAGCCCAGTAGGCTCTCATAAATTGAACTCGGCGCTGGCGCAGGCTTATTATTGTAAAAAAGAAGGCACTACTAACATTACCACTGAAACCGGAGCCGGTCAATGGGGAACAGCATTATCGTTTGCTGCAAAAGCCTTTGGATTGGAACTGGCCGTCTACATGGTGAAAATTAGCTACGAACAAAAACCCTATCGCCGTTCATTAATGCAAACCTGGGGAGCTCAGGTTATCCCTTCACCCAGTATGTCTACCAAAGCCGGTCGCCAAATTTTGACTGATCATCCTAATTATCAGGGAAGTTTAGGAACAGCAATTTCTGAAGCAATCGAACTCGCTATGTCGACACCTAATTGTAAATACACTTTAGGCAGCGTATTAAATCATGTTTCATTGCACCAGACAGTGATAGGACTTGAAGCAGAAAAACAAATGGAAATGGCCGGAGAATATCCCGATGTGGTTATCGGATGTTTTGGTGGTGGCTCTAACTTCTCTGGAATTTCATTCCCTTTTATGCGTCATAATATCAACGAGGGAAAGAAAACCCGTTTTATTGCAGCAGAACCAACATCATGCCCGAAACTGACTCGTGGTAAATTTGAATATGACTTTGGTGATGAAGCCGGTTATACGCCTCTTTTGCCAATGTTTACGTTGGGTCATAGTTTTGCACCTGCTCACATTCATGCCGGTGGACTTCGTTATCATGGTGCAGGAACCATTGTTAGCCAGTTGATGAAAGATGGTTTGATGGAAGCAGTTGATATTGAACAACTGGATTCTTTTAATGCAGGTGTCCTTTTTGCTCAAACTGAAGGCATTGTACCGGCACCAGAATCAGCTCATGCTATTGCAGCAGCCATTAACGAGGCATTAAAATGCAAAGAAGAGGGAACTACTAAAACTATCTTGTTCAATCTGTCCGGGCACGGTTTGGTAGATATGACAGCTTACGATCAATACCTGGCAGGCGACCTGATGAATTATTCGCTATCTGATAAAGATATTGAAAACAACGTTAGTAAGTTAGAACATTTAGTATAG
- a CDS encoding THUMP-like domain-containing protein, giving the protein MNKETRQFIEENIAADIHQLAFQTARYPMVDMPLAICQINGKQKVKSKIPLFFNTEDILYPVQLSLEQSSSESTAKYKSSLCEGNSLTDLTGGFGVDCCFMSDGFKQVTYVERQKELCELATHNFNVLGKNQIEVIHSETEKYLLSMTHVDWIFVDPARRSSSGKKVVLLSDCEPDVAALSNQLLAKATRVMIKLSPMMDITAAIRELSTTSEVHIISVDNECKEVLLILNQSAPQNIRIKAVNLLKNEKIQLFEYDLNEESSVRVTYTQEIEKYLYEPNASLMKSGAFKTISKNFGIHKLHSNTNLYTSSKLLLQFPGRIFETIKTWGNSKTEHKELAQHLPKANIATRNYPMTVDELRKKLRIKEGGDTYLFACTIANEQKVIIECRKHSLQDD; this is encoded by the coding sequence ATGAATAAAGAAACCAGACAATTTATTGAAGAAAATATTGCAGCTGACATACATCAGTTGGCGTTTCAGACTGCACGCTATCCTATGGTAGATATGCCGTTGGCAATCTGTCAGATAAACGGAAAACAGAAAGTCAAATCGAAAATACCACTTTTCTTTAATACAGAAGATATTCTATATCCTGTTCAGTTGTCGCTTGAGCAATCCTCCTCTGAATCAACGGCTAAATACAAATCGAGCTTGTGCGAAGGAAATTCATTAACGGATCTTACCGGAGGATTCGGAGTAGATTGTTGCTTTATGTCTGACGGTTTTAAGCAGGTAACTTACGTTGAACGCCAAAAAGAACTGTGTGAATTAGCTACTCACAATTTCAACGTGTTGGGTAAAAATCAAATTGAGGTGATTCATAGCGAAACGGAAAAGTATTTGTTAAGCATGACTCATGTGGATTGGATATTCGTAGATCCGGCCCGAAGAAGTAGCAGTGGCAAGAAAGTTGTCCTTTTGTCTGATTGCGAGCCGGATGTTGCAGCATTATCAAACCAGTTGCTGGCAAAAGCCACGAGAGTTATGATAAAACTATCTCCGATGATGGATATTACAGCGGCTATACGCGAATTGTCGACCACTTCGGAAGTACATATTATCAGTGTAGACAACGAATGTAAGGAAGTATTGCTTATTCTGAATCAATCTGCTCCTCAGAATATCCGCATAAAAGCAGTAAACCTGCTAAAAAATGAGAAAATTCAGCTATTTGAATATGATCTGAACGAAGAATCATCCGTCAGGGTTACGTATACTCAGGAAATTGAGAAGTATCTCTATGAGCCCAATGCTTCGCTGATGAAGAGTGGAGCTTTCAAGACAATATCTAAAAACTTTGGAATTCATAAACTACACTCCAATACCAATTTATATACATCATCCAAATTATTACTTCAATTTCCCGGAAGGATATTTGAAACAATAAAAACCTGGGGAAATTCCAAAACAGAACACAAAGAATTGGCGCAACATTTACCTAAAGCCAATATTGCAACACGCAACTATCCTATGACTGTGGATGAATTGCGCAAAAAGTTGAGAATAAAAGAAGGTGGAGACACTTACCTGTTTGCCTGTACAATAGCTAACGAACAAAAGGTAATAATAGAATGCCGAAAACATTCTCTACAAGATGACTAA
- a CDS encoding NAD(P)/FAD-dependent oxidoreductase: MSNLGIKKGDKVVIIGGGFAGLQLATALMKADLKVILVDKQNHHQFQPLFYQVATGRLEPSSISFPFRKIFQKSKTVDFRMADITSIDPVGKRIMTAYDRTITYDHLVIATGCKTNFFGNKQMSENAFSMKTTEESIDIRNKILFSFEKEIFARPEDKQAWMNIIIVGAGATGVELSGAFAELKKDVLPKDYHNIDFSKFNIILLEGGKYTLNNMSEESKIASRKYLEEMGVIVKTETLIESYDGNVAVLNTGERIPTKNVIWAAGVTGNVIEGLEPEDTFRNRYIVDRYNKLKRFDNIYALGDVAYMETPKFPKGHPQVANVAINQAKNMGNNIVKSLKNEDYKPVEFEYHDLGMMATIGKHKAVVELPFIKFKGPVAWYVWMFLHLMLILSVRNKIIIFFNWAWSYLTKDTSLRLITKINYQKEKVVDL; this comes from the coding sequence ATGAGTAATTTAGGTATAAAAAAAGGTGACAAGGTTGTGATAATCGGAGGTGGTTTTGCCGGTTTACAGTTAGCTACAGCTTTAATGAAAGCAGATTTAAAGGTTATTCTGGTCGATAAACAAAATCATCATCAATTTCAACCTTTATTTTATCAGGTGGCTACAGGACGTCTGGAACCATCAAGTATTTCATTCCCTTTCCGTAAAATTTTCCAAAAAAGTAAGACGGTAGATTTCAGGATGGCTGACATAACCAGCATAGATCCTGTTGGGAAAAGAATTATGACGGCTTACGATCGAACGATCACATACGATCATTTGGTAATAGCCACGGGTTGCAAAACCAATTTCTTTGGGAATAAGCAAATGAGTGAAAATGCATTCTCAATGAAAACTACAGAGGAATCTATTGATATACGCAATAAAATTCTCTTTAGTTTTGAAAAAGAAATTTTTGCCAGACCCGAAGATAAACAAGCATGGATGAACATCATTATTGTTGGTGCCGGAGCAACGGGTGTTGAACTGTCAGGTGCATTTGCCGAATTAAAAAAGGACGTACTACCCAAGGATTATCATAACATTGACTTCTCGAAGTTTAATATTATACTTCTGGAGGGTGGTAAGTACACGCTGAATAATATGAGTGAGGAGTCCAAAATTGCTTCCCGAAAGTACCTTGAGGAAATGGGAGTAATTGTAAAAACAGAGACTCTTATAGAATCATACGACGGCAACGTGGCTGTATTAAATACAGGAGAACGAATCCCAACTAAAAATGTGATTTGGGCTGCAGGTGTTACAGGCAATGTAATAGAAGGTTTAGAACCTGAAGACACTTTCAGAAACAGGTATATTGTTGACCGATATAATAAACTAAAAAGGTTTGACAATATCTATGCACTGGGTGATGTGGCCTATATGGAAACTCCGAAATTTCCTAAAGGACACCCACAAGTAGCTAATGTAGCTATTAATCAGGCCAAAAATATGGGCAATAATATTGTTAAGTCATTGAAAAATGAAGATTATAAGCCTGTTGAATTTGAATACCACGACTTGGGTATGATGGCTACAATTGGAAAGCACAAAGCCGTTGTGGAATTACCCTTTATTAAATTCAAGGGTCCTGTAGCCTGGTATGTATGGATGTTCCTGCATTTAATGTTGATTTTAAGTGTCCGAAATAAAATAATTATATTTTTCAACTGGGCATGGAGCTATCTTACGAAAGACACTTCACTGCGATTGATTACCAAGATCAATTACCAGAAAGAAAAAGTGGTGGATTTATAG
- a CDS encoding alpha/beta hydrolase family protein has protein sequence MKRIILLMLIFILAKSTYAQTDNGNKYPSPVTFTAEQDQDNMMKQLGIKSLRPGPSGNENAPNHANYDESIANPCPQLPDILTLKNGKKVTSADMWWKLRRPEIVEDFEREVYGRLPKKIPAVTWTVKITDREFVGRTPVIAKQLVGHVDNSEYPLINVNINMVVVLPTNVKGPVPVLIMFGPASLPSPAQPSAEDLAKINAAFREMMIKNNPEMKAVLDKYPAYAPITKLAGPSFFAPPTDGNSAPTEQLLAAGWGYAAVDPSSIQADNAAGLTRGIIGLVNKGQPRKPDDWGALRAWSWGAARALDYLETDPLVDAKKVGIEGVSRYGKAALVTLAFEPRFAVGLIGSSGKGGATLHRRVFGEAVESLTGGEYYWMAGNYMKYGASAATFGSKTGCDLPVDSHELIALCAPRLTFISYGIPEKGDAKWLDQTGSYMATVAAGAAFKLLGVKDIGVSNDYLKEKMPPMLTGLLEGELAWRQHDGGHTDAPNFQHFIPWASKMLKYNKTAK, from the coding sequence GCAGTTGGGCATAAAATCATTACGCCCCGGACCGAGTGGCAATGAAAATGCGCCTAATCATGCCAATTACGACGAATCAATTGCTAATCCATGTCCTCAGCTGCCCGATATTCTGACTTTGAAGAATGGAAAAAAAGTAACTTCGGCTGATATGTGGTGGAAACTTCGTCGCCCTGAAATTGTAGAAGATTTTGAGCGTGAGGTATATGGCAGATTGCCTAAGAAAATTCCTGCTGTAACATGGACTGTGAAAATTACAGACAGAGAATTTGTAGGGCGTACTCCGGTTATTGCCAAGCAATTGGTAGGTCATGTAGATAACTCCGAGTATCCTTTGATAAACGTGAATATCAATATGGTAGTGGTGCTTCCCACCAATGTCAAAGGACCTGTCCCGGTTTTAATCATGTTCGGACCGGCATCATTGCCTTCGCCTGCACAGCCTTCTGCGGAAGATCTGGCTAAAATCAATGCTGCTTTTAGGGAAATGATGATAAAGAACAATCCTGAAATGAAGGCTGTTCTGGATAAATATCCTGCGTATGCGCCAATTACAAAACTGGCTGGTCCAAGTTTTTTTGCACCGCCTACTGATGGTAATTCAGCTCCAACCGAACAACTATTGGCAGCAGGTTGGGGATATGCAGCAGTTGATCCCAGCAGTATTCAGGCTGACAATGCTGCAGGTCTTACCCGAGGTATCATTGGTTTGGTAAACAAAGGACAACCACGCAAACCCGATGATTGGGGAGCGCTAAGAGCTTGGTCATGGGGTGCTGCCCGTGCTTTAGACTATCTTGAAACCGATCCTTTGGTTGATGCTAAGAAAGTTGGTATCGAGGGAGTATCGCGTTATGGAAAAGCTGCACTGGTAACTCTGGCTTTTGAACCCCGGTTCGCAGTGGGTTTGATTGGTTCATCAGGCAAAGGTGGAGCTACGTTGCACCGTCGTGTTTTTGGCGAGGCTGTTGAAAGTCTGACAGGTGGTGAATATTATTGGATGGCCGGCAATTACATGAAATATGGTGCTTCTGCAGCAACTTTCGGAAGCAAAACAGGCTGTGACCTGCCTGTAGATTCACATGAATTGATAGCACTTTGTGCTCCGCGTCTCACATTTATAAGTTATGGTATTCCCGAAAAAGGAGATGCTAAATGGTTGGATCAGACAGGCAGTTACATGGCTACTGTTGCAGCAGGAGCTGCTTTTAAATTGCTCGGGGTTAAAGACATCGGCGTTTCAAATGACTATTTAAAGGAAAAAATGCCTCCAATGTTAACCGGTTTGTTGGAAGGTGAACTAGCCTGGAGACAACACGATGGTGGACATACTGATGCTCCTAATTTTCAACATTTTATTCCTTGGGCAAGTAAAATGCTCAAGTATAATAAAACAGCGAAATAA
- a CDS encoding lysophospholipid acyltransferase family protein yields the protein MKKIISYPLSIITVLLFFLAICLFHPIQYVCFNLFGYKAHKKSVDMLNFILLYILLVNLSTAEVDNKVDLPVNKPLIFVSNHQGLYDIIGIGWFLRKYHPKFVSKIELGKGIPSVSYNLNHGGSVLIDRKDPKQALPALKKMGEYIESTNRSAVIFPEGTRSRDGKPGSFAANGLKILCKYSPNALVVPVTVNNSWKVFRYGSFPLGIGNKLKFIVHEPIAVKDYDFNTLFEMTEKAVVADIVS from the coding sequence ATGAAAAAAATAATATCCTATCCGCTCTCAATTATCACAGTTCTGTTGTTTTTTCTGGCTATTTGTTTATTTCACCCAATTCAGTATGTTTGCTTCAATCTGTTTGGTTACAAGGCTCATAAAAAAAGCGTGGATATGTTGAATTTTATTCTGCTATACATTCTACTCGTAAACCTGTCAACTGCCGAAGTAGATAATAAAGTTGATTTACCTGTAAACAAACCACTTATCTTTGTTTCTAATCATCAGGGCTTATATGATATTATAGGAATCGGTTGGTTTTTAAGAAAATACCACCCGAAATTTGTCAGCAAAATTGAATTAGGGAAAGGAATCCCAAGTGTTTCGTATAATCTAAATCATGGTGGGTCTGTATTAATTGACCGGAAAGACCCCAAACAAGCGCTGCCTGCGCTGAAAAAAATGGGGGAATATATTGAATCAACAAATCGGTCAGCTGTTATTTTTCCCGAAGGTACCCGTTCAAGAGATGGAAAACCAGGTAGTTTTGCTGCTAACGGACTGAAAATTTTGTGCAAATACTCTCCCAATGCTTTAGTAGTACCGGTCACCGTCAACAATTCATGGAAGGTTTTCCGTTACGGCTCATTTCCTCTTGGTATTGGTAACAAGTTGAAATTCATTGTGCATGAACCTATTGCAGTGAAAGATTATGACTTCAATACTCTTTTTGAAATGACTGAGAAAGCTGTTGTTGCCGATATTGTTTCTTAA